The window CAGTTAAAAGGCCTGCTTCCATTGCTTCTAGCAGTAGGAAGCGAAAAGCTGAAGAAATTTTCAAAACTTCAAAGAGGAAAAAAGTTGTAATTGATGAATCCAAGTCGAAAAGTGAACAAAAAATCCTTATCGAGATTGACGAATTAGACAAAAGTAGAGCACATAAGGGTGATGATGAGGAAAGTATAGGGAAAAGCAAAGGggaaagtaaaaaaagaaagtgaaagtgatagCGATGAAAATGAGGACAGCAGAGCTAGTGGAGACGGGGAGGAGGATGATCCCCTATCCTTGCCAATTTGTGCAAGAGACATCTCTGTTGAGTTTTACGACCTAACAACTTTGATGGATTAGTTAGGTTCTTTTCCTGCAAAAAATTTTGTAAGAGAAAGAATGGCAGTATATCAAGAGTTTAGAAGGATTCTAGTTGAACAAAAGTTTTAtgttgattttaagaagacttGTGTTGGGAACTTGAGACATATGCTGgaatattttaagtttaatggaTAGATGGTCCATTATGTGTTGCTGCAacgtaacaaaaataataaaaaaaatacataaaattttattttgtgtgaACAGTAAGACAACATATTGAAAGGAATTTGCTCTGATTACGGGGCTGAATTATTcaacttaaccctatgaatcaaaaatgaaaaaagtcctccaaaatagtgaaatctTTCATATTAAGGTGACGAAGAACAAGAGCATTACTGTGCAAGGTTGATTAGCCTGATCAAAGGTAATAGGTTGACTAATCAACGAAAGTTGAAGTGTGCTTTGATTTGGTTAGTGCACTCGATGCTGTTGGAAAAGGACTCGTCAAAGAAGGTGGATTTATACCACATCAAGATGGAAACTGATTTAGATTTCCTCAGGAGGTATCCATGGGCAAATGAATCATTTTGGCTAACATTGAgctatttgaaaaagaaaattgattaGAGCAAGCAGGAAGAAGCGTTTGTGAAGAGGAATAATGCATCGTACGCTTTTTATAACTTTCCCTAGGCATTTCTAGTTCTTATAATCTACCATTTTATCGATTTATTATAGACGCTTACCTATTTATGTTCCAATAGATAGACCCTGTAGATTTACTTATGCTTCTATTGATTACAGGTTTGGATATATGAGGTCTTTACTCATCTTGGAAGGTACGTCGGTAAGTCATTGGATTCTCCTTTGCCCATTCCCCGTCTTCTTATATGGCACACATCGAAGAGCGACAACATAATGAAAGGCAACCCTTTTAAGTACAAAGGAAACAACACAATGGTAAAAGTGTActtattataatatgataataatattattaaattagtgaatgtcaacaacaacaacaacaacaacaacaacaaacccattaaattcccacatcgtggggtctggggagggtagagttacgcagtccataccactacctctaaagaggtagagaggctatttttgatagacccccggctcaagacaaaggacagtatataaaatatcaaaagcaCGAAACATGATAATATATTTCCAAATAAAGGACACTGAGGCCCTCCTACCTACTGACTACAACTTATCCACCCACCTTAGCCCTCTACcttaatgtttttcctccataccttcctatccaaggtcatgtcctcagttTATTGTAATCGCTCCAAGTCTTTTTTAATCACTTACCTCTAATATCTCTTCGatctacccctaccccacttgaaaccatccaaggacAACCTCTTACACCTATGAAtgggggcatccgtgcccctcctcatcatatgaccaaaccatctcaaccttacttTTCGCAATTTATCCTCTTCCGACACCACTCCCACTTTCTtccaaataatttcattcctaaccctatcagtCCTAGTAAATTCGCACATctaacgcaacatcctcattttcgtcaccttcaacttttggatatgagaattcttaaccggtcaacactccactccataaaGCATAGCCGGCtagactgcaactctatagaatttttcTTTCAGCTTatggggcaccttcttatcgcataagaTTCCCAAAGCGAGCCTCAATTTTAtacaacctgccccaatacgatgagatacatcctcatctatctatctgttcccctgaatcatagacccaaggtacttaaaactatccctcttgaaAACCGCCTGGGAATCCAACTTCATtaccacctcctcctcttgcctcgagtcactaaacttgtactCCAAGTCttcgtcttggtcctactcaactggaaccctttagactccagggtttgtctccaaacatCTATCTTATTATTAACACCTTGACGCggctcatcaatcaaaactacatcatctgcaaaaagcatacaccaaggcaccttgcCTTGTAATACTccacgtcaacacatccatcactaaggcgaataaaaataaactaaaagttgatccctggtgcaaccctgtcaagatcgaaaaatactcaaaatctcctcctacttttactaccCGCGTCTTTTCCcactcatacatgtccttaatcgcttTGATGTATGCCACCGGGACCCCCCTTATTTCCAAaaatctccaaagaacctccctacgGACCTTGTCATATActttttccaagtcaataaacaccatataaagatccctcttcctctctctatactgctcaaCCAGTCTCCGccccaggtgaattgcctcagtcgtggagcgaccaggaataaaaccaaattgattctccaaaatagacataATATTCCTCAACCTCTGCTCTACCACTATATCCCAAATCTTCAttgtatgactcaacaactttaTACCCCGGTAGTTGTTATAACACTGAAtttcacccttgttcttatataaagggatCATCGTTCTTTATCTCCACGCCTCGGGTATCTTTGCGAACTTAAAAATGttgttaaacaagttggtcaACTACCTCAAACCTGCTCCGCAAGAAAATGTCCAAAAATCCACCGGGATCTtgtcaggccccgtcgccctgccCCTTCGAATCTTGCGAATAGCCTTACTGACCTTCTCTACCTCAAAACGCTAACCATAGCCATCGAGACACTCCCCGGAGTGGTCCAACTCCCCTAAGACAACACCTCCGTCCCCCTCATCAtttaagagcctatgaaaatacgatttccatcttttcttaatgagggcgTCTTCCACCAATACCCTATCATTCTCCTTATTAATATACTTCACTTGGTCCGGATCCTGACCCTTCCGCTCCTTAACCTTGGAAATCTTAAAACCCCTATTTTCCccacctttctcctctaaccccttatacagactctcaaaagttgttgtcttagcagccgtaactacTAACTTAGCTTCATtcttagctaacttgtactcttccCTGCTctcccatttttcttcttcaagcttACTCTTAATCCACTTAGCATAAGCCGTCTTCTTCATCTCCACCTTCTTCTTAGCATCTTCATTCCACCATCAATCCCCAGATACCATCCAGACCAGcccctcgagacacccaacaGATCTCTAGCAGACTGTTTGATGCATTCAGTAgacctatcccacatactatccatatCCCTACTACACTCTCAAACCTCTATCTTCTTCAGCTTTGCCCCTATCTCTAAAGCACTAATTGAAGTCAGGTCAGCCTACCTAACTCTAGGTCGACCCCTCCTACCCTGGCTCTTCTTGCCCTTCTTGATAACCAAGTTCATCACCAGGAGTTTATGCTGGGTCGCCAGATTCTCACTCGGAATTACCTTATAATCCTTACATAaagctctatcccccttcct of the Capsicum annuum cultivar UCD-10X-F1 chromosome 11, UCD10Xv1.1, whole genome shotgun sequence genome contains:
- the LOC124888893 gene encoding uncharacterized protein LOC124888893, with protein sequence MGENQKKELQTRRKQIGLRLVQVVLDEEDKKCFWEVLDEVVRGVPSWEKIFLRGDFNGQIGSFPLGYDDVHGGFGFWVRYDEGAALLDFARAFGKGDRALCKDYKVIPSENLATQHKLLVMNLVIKKGKKSQDAKKKVEMKKTAYAKWIKSKLEEEKWESREEYKLAKNEAKLGLEEKGGENRGFKISKVKERKGQDPDQVKYINKENDRVLVEDALIKKRWKSYFHRLLNDEGDGGVVLGELDHSGECLDGYG